The Ralstonia wenshanensis genome includes a region encoding these proteins:
- a CDS encoding ABC transporter ATP-binding protein, which translates to MVANVAIAAQGLDKWFGEGEARTCALKQVSFDAQFNEMLFIVGPSGSGKTTLLSVISGILRPDGGRAVVDGVDIWSLGADALADFRLGRIGFVFQDYHLFPRLTTVENVAIPLILRHVAWDTALEQAMHYLDVVGLKNRAQLPPVKLSGGEQQRVAIARAIVTQPDILILDEPTASLDGDTGRSIMQFVKTEILNAHRCIVIVTHDARILDMASRILDMEDGKLSRIEHGEAR; encoded by the coding sequence ATGGTGGCCAACGTTGCCATTGCCGCGCAGGGGCTCGATAAATGGTTTGGCGAGGGCGAGGCGCGTACCTGCGCGCTCAAGCAGGTCAGTTTCGACGCCCAGTTCAACGAGATGCTGTTCATCGTCGGGCCTTCGGGCAGCGGCAAGACCACGCTGTTGAGCGTGATCTCCGGCATCCTGCGCCCGGATGGCGGCCGGGCCGTGGTGGACGGAGTCGATATCTGGAGCCTGGGTGCCGACGCGCTGGCCGATTTTCGCCTGGGCAGGATCGGCTTCGTGTTTCAGGACTACCACCTGTTCCCGCGGCTCACTACGGTCGAGAACGTCGCCATCCCGCTGATCCTGCGGCATGTCGCCTGGGACACTGCGCTCGAGCAGGCCATGCACTACCTCGATGTGGTCGGGCTGAAGAACCGTGCGCAGTTGCCGCCGGTCAAGCTCAGTGGCGGTGAACAGCAGCGCGTGGCCATTGCACGCGCCATCGTCACGCAGCCCGACATCCTCATCCTGGATGAACCCACCGCATCGCTCGATGGCGATACCGGACGCTCCATCATGCAGTTCGTAAAGACGGAAATCCTGAACGCGCACCGCTGCATCGTGATCGTGACGCACGACGCGCGCATCCTCGACATGGCCAGCCGCATCCTCGACATGGAGGACGGCAAGCTGAGCCGCATTGAACATGGAGAGGCGCGATGA
- a CDS encoding HlyD family secretion protein, translating into MKIRWLFVLSVIGALAGIGAAIYYARQRPPLPPVFQPAANPYATGIYANGIVESDQPSGANLNLYAEVSGTVARIAVQEGQTVKRGDVLLQIEDSVQRALTAQQQSQADAVDAQLNALLAQPRKETLEVTRAQVSAADAGLRTVQDQLDKLEAAARLNPKAVSRDAMDNAANAVRVAHSNLAVAQRQYELTRAGAWSYDIRTLQKQRDALQKGAAAAAALLEKYAVRAPVDGVVMSVNTAMGSYVSPQGTYDAYTRANVPLVTMSTGQNKLAVRVYVDEILVHRLPPGAVQARMFVRGTDVSVPLEFVRVQPYVSPKVQLSDQRSERVDVRVLPLLFRFKQPDKLAVYPGQLVDVYLQGAS; encoded by the coding sequence ATGAAGATCCGCTGGTTGTTTGTGCTCTCTGTGATCGGCGCGCTGGCGGGGATTGGCGCGGCCATCTACTACGCACGGCAGAGGCCGCCGCTGCCGCCCGTCTTCCAACCAGCGGCCAATCCATACGCGACGGGCATCTACGCCAACGGCATCGTCGAAAGCGATCAGCCCAGCGGCGCCAACCTGAACCTGTATGCCGAGGTGTCGGGCACCGTTGCGCGAATTGCCGTGCAGGAAGGGCAGACGGTCAAGCGCGGCGATGTGCTGCTCCAGATCGAGGATTCCGTGCAGCGCGCCCTGACTGCGCAGCAGCAGTCGCAAGCGGATGCCGTCGACGCCCAGTTGAACGCGCTGCTGGCCCAGCCGCGCAAGGAAACACTGGAGGTCACCCGCGCACAGGTGAGCGCAGCAGATGCCGGCCTGCGCACCGTACAGGATCAGTTGGACAAGCTTGAAGCGGCCGCCCGCCTCAATCCCAAGGCAGTCAGTCGCGATGCCATGGACAACGCCGCCAACGCGGTACGGGTGGCACACAGCAATCTTGCAGTTGCCCAGCGGCAGTACGAACTCACGCGCGCCGGCGCCTGGAGCTACGACATCCGCACGCTGCAAAAACAGCGCGATGCCTTGCAGAAGGGCGCGGCGGCAGCGGCAGCATTGCTCGAAAAATATGCCGTGCGGGCACCGGTGGATGGGGTTGTCATGTCCGTGAACACGGCAATGGGCAGCTATGTCTCGCCGCAGGGTACCTATGACGCCTACACACGGGCCAACGTGCCACTCGTCACGATGAGCACCGGCCAGAACAAGCTGGCTGTCCGTGTGTATGTGGACGAGATCCTGGTGCACCGTCTTCCGCCCGGTGCGGTACAGGCACGCATGTTTGTGCGCGGCACCGATGTCAGCGTGCCGCTGGAATTCGTGCGCGTGCAGCCGTACGTATCGCCCAAGGTGCAGTTGTCTGACCAGCGCTCCGAACGCGTGGATGTGCGCGTGCTGCCATTGCTTTTCCGTTTCAAGCAGCCTGACAAGCTGGCTGTCTATCCAGGCCAACTGGTCGACGTTTACCTACAGGGGGCGTCGTGA
- a CDS encoding ABC transporter permease, producing the protein MQAILKLAYKLLVNDKAKLSGLLVGITFAVFLMIEMTSLFAGVLNRSSSAVYNIGARMWVMDPAVNTVANSIGMPDYVLDAVRSIHGVKFAVPLYSGGALVRLKSGTYQPVTVVGIDDTSLFGRPRMLSGRIQDLYGDNAFIVIQDAEFGKLENPHIGTEFEVNDHRGVIVGIGEVATSGLFGVPTLYTTYRRAVQYLPGTRYTMSYILIEPKSEADVAAIERAVDRLGYRALTKEEFIGRISHFYTYQTGLGTNILLMTVISFVVGLSISGQTFYTFILENLERFGALKAIGAKGRELVTMIVFQATFVALVGYGLGIGLCAASIALVRLRIPDYAAMITFTNLMLALAMVVVIAGISGYIGVRKVLRIEPFDIFRG; encoded by the coding sequence GTGCAAGCCATTCTCAAACTCGCCTACAAGCTGTTGGTCAATGACAAGGCCAAGCTGAGCGGCTTGCTGGTCGGCATCACGTTTGCGGTGTTTCTGATGATCGAGATGACGTCGCTGTTTGCGGGCGTGCTCAATCGGTCTTCGTCTGCCGTGTACAACATCGGCGCACGGATGTGGGTCATGGATCCGGCTGTCAATACCGTGGCCAATTCGATCGGCATGCCGGATTACGTTCTTGATGCGGTACGCAGCATTCACGGCGTGAAGTTTGCCGTTCCACTGTATTCAGGCGGCGCACTTGTGCGCCTGAAAAGCGGAACCTATCAGCCGGTCACTGTCGTCGGCATTGACGACACCAGCCTGTTCGGCCGCCCTCGCATGCTGAGTGGCCGTATCCAGGATCTGTACGGCGACAACGCCTTCATCGTCATCCAGGACGCCGAGTTCGGGAAACTGGAAAACCCGCATATCGGCACGGAGTTCGAAGTCAATGACCATCGAGGCGTGATCGTCGGCATTGGCGAGGTGGCGACCAGCGGATTGTTTGGCGTGCCCACCCTGTACACAACGTACCGCCGGGCTGTGCAATATCTGCCCGGTACGCGCTACACGATGTCGTACATCCTGATCGAGCCCAAGTCCGAAGCCGACGTTGCAGCGATCGAACGCGCGGTAGACCGGCTCGGTTATCGCGCGCTGACCAAGGAAGAGTTCATCGGCCGCATCTCGCACTTCTATACCTACCAGACCGGGCTTGGCACCAACATCCTGCTGATGACGGTGATCAGCTTCGTGGTGGGCTTGTCGATATCGGGACAGACGTTCTACACCTTCATCCTGGAAAACCTGGAGCGCTTTGGCGCACTCAAGGCCATCGGGGCAAAGGGGCGCGAGCTGGTCACGATGATCGTTTTCCAGGCGACGTTCGTGGCGCTGGTTGGCTACGGGCTGGGCATCGGCCTATGCGCCGCATCCATCGCACTGGTGCGCCTTCGCATTCCAGACTATGCAGCCATGATCACGTTCACCAACCTGATGCTTGCGCTGGCCATGGTGGTTGTGATTGCCGGCATCTCGGGGTACATCGGGGTACGCAAGGTACTGCGCATCGAACCCTTCGACATCTTCCGGGGTTGA
- a CDS encoding efflux transporter outer membrane subunit, whose protein sequence is MKAAAWAIGIALAVSGCAVGPDFQAPPAPGVDRYLRDGNPAQGTSADGVAQRFTAATVPADWWRALGSPALDQAMDAAITANPSLQQAEANLRAAQDLLRAGAGVFYPQVAGSADVSRQAAVPARLGQTGAPSLFTLWTLGASISYAVDIFGGNRRAVESLAAQAEGQRYAVAAAYLTLTGNLVNAVIAHAAYRAQIETTRSLIAVVREQVEIAHAQVEAGVMAHASELSLAAQLASLEASLPPLEQKRDQAAHLQAVLTGRFPSEADAVDVALNGLQLPADLPRLVPSELVRQRPDVLAAQARLHQASAEVGVATAAMLPSLTLSADYARMSGRSADLFGAKAGAWSVGASLVAPLFEGGTLYFRRSASRQALQAADAGYRQVVLSSFEQVADVLRALEHDAAQLDAQLRAQTAASAALEEINADYRAGVSGYLQVLSADLQYQQAVLGTLQVRAQRLQDTVALFLALGGGWRDAGVEPPVAGTHDSRPGNDGR, encoded by the coding sequence GTGAAAGCGGCGGCGTGGGCGATAGGCATCGCGCTTGCGGTGTCGGGCTGCGCCGTCGGACCGGATTTTCAGGCGCCGCCGGCACCGGGCGTCGATCGCTATCTTCGTGACGGCAATCCTGCACAGGGCACCTCCGCAGATGGCGTTGCGCAGCGCTTCACGGCGGCAACCGTGCCTGCCGACTGGTGGCGCGCCCTCGGCAGTCCGGCGCTTGATCAGGCCATGGATGCCGCCATTACGGCCAATCCGAGCCTGCAGCAGGCAGAAGCCAACCTGCGCGCCGCGCAAGACCTGTTGCGAGCTGGCGCGGGCGTGTTCTACCCGCAGGTGGCGGGATCAGCCGATGTGTCGCGCCAGGCAGCGGTGCCCGCCAGGCTCGGCCAGACCGGGGCGCCAAGTCTTTTTACGCTGTGGACGCTGGGGGCATCCATCAGCTACGCGGTGGATATCTTTGGCGGCAATCGGCGTGCGGTGGAATCACTGGCGGCGCAAGCGGAGGGACAGAGGTACGCAGTGGCCGCCGCCTACCTCACCCTGACCGGCAATCTGGTGAACGCCGTGATCGCCCATGCCGCCTATCGGGCACAGATTGAAACCACGCGCAGCCTGATTGCCGTGGTGCGCGAGCAGGTGGAGATTGCGCACGCGCAGGTCGAAGCCGGCGTCATGGCACATGCCAGCGAGTTGAGCCTCGCTGCGCAATTGGCGTCGCTGGAGGCATCGCTGCCACCGCTGGAGCAGAAGCGCGACCAGGCTGCACATCTGCAGGCCGTGTTGACCGGCCGATTTCCTTCCGAAGCAGACGCTGTAGACGTCGCGCTCAACGGGCTGCAGCTGCCGGCGGACCTGCCCAGGCTGGTGCCCTCTGAACTGGTGCGCCAGCGGCCCGACGTTCTGGCCGCACAGGCACGCCTGCACCAGGCCAGCGCCGAGGTCGGTGTTGCAACGGCGGCGATGCTGCCCAGCTTGACCTTGAGCGCAGACTACGCCCGAATGAGCGGCCGCAGCGCCGATCTGTTTGGTGCAAAGGCCGGCGCCTGGAGCGTGGGGGCAAGTCTTGTCGCCCCGCTGTTTGAGGGCGGCACCCTGTATTTCCGCCGTTCTGCATCCCGGCAGGCTTTGCAAGCCGCCGATGCCGGCTACCGGCAGGTCGTGCTCTCTTCGTTTGAACAGGTGGCCGATGTGCTGCGGGCGCTGGAACACGATGCCGCGCAGCTTGACGCACAGTTGCGCGCGCAGACGGCCGCTAGTGCCGCACTCGAAGAGATCAACGCTGACTACCGTGCCGGTGTTAGCGGCTATCTGCAGGTGCTGAGTGCCGACCTGCAGTATCAGCAAGCCGTGCTCGGCACGCTGCAGGTGCGTGCACAACGGCTGCAAGACACCGTGGCGCTGTTCCTTGCACTGGGCGGCGGCTGGCGTGACGCCGGCGTTGAACCGCCGGTGGCGGGCACGCACGACAGCCGCCCAGGCAACGATGGCCGTTGA